A single Rhopalosiphum padi isolate XX-2018 chromosome 4, ASM2088224v1, whole genome shotgun sequence DNA region contains:
- the LOC132928518 gene encoding lipase 3-like — protein MHYYMLAALLNAALAAGQRNAMFAGRRLQQWRQAGGGGDRPNYLQMLTGGGVLPRRVWTRQADGQPTATGRRRRRFPTSKAGPVMGHWRALHDKLDVQSMWPGTEKYANELYLPATTDDYIRQEGYPAERHTVITADGYNLTLHRIPYSRNEDLTALTRKPAVLVQHGILCSSTDWVIAGPNSSLAFILSDAGYDVWLANSRGNTYSRNHVTLDPAREPEKFWDFSWHEMGTIDLPNTIDYILDKTGEPDLNYVGHSMGTAIFYVLCSERPEYQDKIRSMAAMAPIAYLNHVKSPIMTFLSSVADPLAWLCNSLGYYEFRPNGKILLFAGKAFCEANSLAEGVCDNLLFLYAGYDSKRLIKSILPIILAHTPAGASARQLTHFAQLMKRDQWFGQYNYNKQKNIEKYGQPDPPAYDLTGITVPIALYHAQNDWLSSVEDVKVLAGRLPNVAEKKVVPFPEFNHLDFLWADDVKNIVYDDLIGFMKRFDRKYADVALRPSAEVDANVVHPDFIVPDVA, from the exons ATGCACTATTACATGCTGGCCGCGCTGCTCAACGCGGCCTTAGCGGCCGGTCAACGGAACGCGATGTTCGCCGGCCGCCGACTGCAGCAGTGGCGACaggccggcggcggcggcgaccggCCGAACTACCTGCAGATGTTGACCGGCGGCGGCGTGTTGCCCCGCAGGGTGTGGACGCGACAGGCCGACGGCCAACCGACCGCGACCGGCCGCAGGCGACGCCGCTTCCCGACGTCCAAGGCGGGCCCGGTGATGGGCCACTGGAGGGCCCTGCACGATAAGTTGGACGTGCAGTCCATGTGGCCCGGCACGGAAAAGTACGCGAACGAGCTCTACTTGCCTGCCACCACG GACGATTATATCAGACAAGAAGGATATCCAGCGGAGAGGCATACGGTTATCACGGCAGACGGTTACAATCTGACGCTACATAGGATACCATACAGCCGAAACGAAGACCTAACGGCCCTCACGAGAAAACCAGCAGTATTGGTCCAACACGGCATACTGTGCAGTTCGACGGACTGGGTGATCGCAGGACCAAATAGTAGTTTAG CGTTTATACTGTCGGACGCGGGATACGACGTATGGCTTGCAAATTCCAGGGGAAACACATACTCCAGAAACCACGTGACCCTAGACCCGGCGAGAGAACCGGAAAAATTTTGGGATTTCAG cTGGCATGAGATGGGCACAATCGACCTGCCTAACACGATCGATTACATACTGGACAAGACAGGCGAACCGGACTTGAACTACGTGGGACACTCCATGGGCACAGCCATATTTTACGTCCTGTGTTCAGAGAGACCAGAGTACCAAGACAAAATCCGGTCGATGGCAGCCATGGCGCCGATCGCCTACCTAAACCACGTAAAGAGCCCGATCATGACGTTCTTGTCGTCCGTGGCAGACCCGTTGGCA TGGTTGTGCAACAGTCTGGGGTACTACGAGTTCAGGCCGAACGGCAAGATTCTACTGTTCGCGGGTAAAGCGTTCTGTGAAGCCAACTCACTGGCAGAAGGTGTTTGCGATAACTTATTGTTTCTGTACGCTGGGTACGACTCGAAACGTCTGATCAAA AGCATTCTACCCATAATTTTGGCACACACTCCGGCCGGCGCATCCGCACGTCAACTCACTCATTTCGCTCAGCTCATGAAACGCG ATCAATGGTTCGGGCAGTATAACTACAACAAACAGAAAAACATAGAAAAGTACGGACAACCTGATCCGCCGGCCTACGACCTGACCGGCATCACGGTGCCCATAGCCCTGTATCACGCGCAAAACGATTGGCTGTCGTCGGTGGAG GACGTCAAAGTTCTGGCGGGTAGGCTCCCAAACGTGGCCGAGAAAAAGGTGGTGCCATTTCCGGAGTTCAATCACTTGGACTTCCTGTGGGCGGACGACGTGAAAAACATCGTTTACGACGACCTGATCGGGTTCATGAAGAGGTTCGACCGGAAGTACGCTGACGTAGCGCTACGGCCGTCGGCGGAAGTGGACGCGAACGTCGTGCACCCGGATTTCATCGTGCCCGACGTGGCGTAG